A stretch of the Notamacropus eugenii isolate mMacEug1 chromosome 2, mMacEug1.pri_v2, whole genome shotgun sequence genome encodes the following:
- the LOC140525921 gene encoding BOLA class I histocompatibility antigen, alpha chain BL3-7-like isoform X2 → MEPYVLFLLWAVAVLETKGGFHSLKYLQASMSLSGLAKPRFISVGYVDDQQFVRFDSDNWSQREEPQAPWVDKISQEDWARNSRVVRETEHTFQVGLQNLQVYYNQSEGVHTYQRLVACEMSSDWTFKRGFEQFAYDGQDYISLDLETLSWTAAVFPALNSKHKWDAEPSIAERQKFYLEKKCTEWLQKYLEYGKEMLLRAEPPSVQVTRHTVHEGEVILRCRAQDFYPAEISMIWLRDGEEQLQDMEFIETRPAGDGTFQKWAAVRITSGQEGKYACRVQHEGLSEPLALKWEPQSKYTWITLGIIAVFILHLVIAGVVILKNRNSGGKRLDYVQAAA, encoded by the exons ATGGAACCTTATGTGCTCTTTTTATTGTGGGCTGTGGCCGTGTTAGAGACCAAAGGAG GGTTTCACTCCCTGAAGTATTTGCAAGCTTCCATGTCTCTCTCCGGGCTTGCAAAGCCGAGGTTCATTTCTGTGGGTTACGTGGACGATCAGCAGTTTGTACGCTTTGACAGCGACAACTGGAGTCAGAGGGAAGAGCCCCAGGCACCTTGGGTGGACAAGATCAGTCAGGAGGACTGGGCAAGGAACTCACGAGTAGTTAGAGAGACGGAGCACACTTTCCAAGTGGGCCTGCAGAATCTGCAAGTCTATTACAATCAGAGTGAGGGAG TTCACACGTATCAGCGCCTGGTGGCCTGTGAGATGTCTTCTGATTGGACCTTCAAGCGTGGGTTTGAGCAGTTTGCCTATGATGGACAAGACTATATCTCCCTGGATCTGGAGACACTTAGTTGGACAGCTGCAGTGTTCCCAGCTCTGAACTCCAAGCACAAGTGGGATGCAGAGCCAAGCATAGCAGAGAGACAGAAATTTTATCTGGAGAAGAAGTGCACTGAATGGCTGCAGAAGTACCTGGAGTATGGGAAGGAGATGCTGCTAAGGGCAG AGCCTCCCTCCGTTCAAGTGACCCGTCACACTGTCCATGAAGGAGAGGTGATCCTTCGGTGTAGGGCCCAGGACTTTTACCCTGCGGAGATCTCTATGATTTGgctgagggatggggaggaacaGCTCCAGGACATGGAGTTCATTGAGACCAGACCAGCTGGAGATGGAACCTTCCAGAAGTGGGCAGCTGTGAGGATCACCTCAGGCCAGGAAGGGAAATATGCGTGCCGAGTTCAACACGAGGGTCTGTCAGAGCCCCTCGCCCTGAAATGGG agCCACAGTCCAAATACACCTGGATCACTTTGGGGATCATTGCTGTTTTCATCCTCCACCTTGTCATTGCTGGAGTTGTGATCTTGAAGAATAGGAATTCAG gtgGAAAAAGATTGGACTATGTTCAGGCTGCAG cttga
- the LOC140525921 gene encoding BOLA class I histocompatibility antigen, alpha chain BL3-7-like isoform X3 produces the protein MELCVLFLLWAVAMLETKAGFHSLKYLQASMSLSGLAKPRFISVGYVDDQQFVRFDSDNWSQREEPQAPWVDKISQEDWARNSRVVRETEHTFQVGLQNLQVYYNQSEGVHTYQRLVACEMSSDWTFKRGFEQFAYDGQDYISLDLETLSWTAAVFPALNSKHKWDAEPSIAERQKFYLEKKCTEWLQKYLEYGKEMLLRAEPPSVQVTRHTVHEGEVILRCRAQDFYPAEISMIWLRDGEEQLQDMEFIETRPAGDGTFQKWAAVRITSGQEGKYACRVQHEGLSEPLALKWEPQSKYTWITLGIIAVFILHLVIAGVVILKNRNSGGKRLDYVQAAA, from the exons ATGGAACTTTGTGTGCTCTTTTTATTGTGGGCTGTGGCCATGTTAGAGACCAAAGCAG GGTTTCACTCCCTGAAGTATTTGCAAGCTTCCATGTCTCTCTCCGGGCTTGCAAAGCCGAGGTTCATTTCTGTGGGTTACGTGGACGATCAGCAGTTTGTACGCTTTGACAGCGACAACTGGAGTCAGAGGGAAGAGCCCCAGGCACCTTGGGTGGACAAGATCAGTCAGGAGGACTGGGCAAGGAACTCACGAGTAGTTAGAGAGACGGAGCACACTTTCCAAGTGGGCCTGCAGAATCTGCAAGTCTATTACAATCAGAGTGAGGGAG TTCACACGTATCAGCGCCTGGTGGCCTGTGAGATGTCTTCTGATTGGACCTTCAAGCGTGGGTTTGAGCAGTTTGCCTATGATGGACAAGACTATATCTCCCTGGATCTGGAGACACTTAGTTGGACAGCTGCAGTGTTCCCAGCTCTGAACTCCAAGCACAAGTGGGATGCAGAGCCAAGCATAGCAGAGAGACAGAAATTTTATCTGGAGAAGAAGTGCACTGAATGGCTGCAGAAGTACCTGGAGTATGGGAAGGAGATGCTGCTAAGGGCAG AGCCTCCCTCCGTTCAAGTGACCCGTCACACTGTCCATGAAGGAGAGGTGATCCTTCGGTGTAGGGCCCAGGACTTTTACCCTGCGGAGATCTCTATGATTTGgctgagggatggggaggaacaGCTCCAGGACATGGAGTTCATTGAGACCAGACCAGCTGGAGATGGAACCTTCCAGAAGTGGGCAGCTGTGAGGATCACCTCAGGCCAGGAAGGGAAATATGCGTGCCGAGTTCAACACGAGGGTCTGTCAGAGCCCCTCGCCCTGAAATGGG agCCACAGTCCAAATACACCTGGATCACTTTGGGGATCATTGCTGTTTTCATCCTCCACCTTGTCATTGCTGGAGTTGTGATCTTGAAGAATAGGAATTCAG gtgGAAAAAGATTGGACTATGTTCAGGCTGCAG cttga
- the LOC140525921 gene encoding BOLA class I histocompatibility antigen, alpha chain BL3-7-like isoform X1, whose protein sequence is MGSDMLFLFLLGTVVLTKTWARFHSLKYLQASMSLSGLAKPRFISVGYVDDQQFVRFDSDNWSQREEPQAPWVDKISQEDWARNSRVVRETEHTFQVGLQNLQVYYNQSEGVHTYQRLVACEMSSDWTFKRGFEQFAYDGQDYISLDLETLSWTAAVFPALNSKHKWDAEPSIAERQKFYLEKKCTEWLQKYLEYGKEMLLRAEPPSVQVTRHTVHEGEVILRCRAQDFYPAEISMIWLRDGEEQLQDMEFIETRPAGDGTFQKWAAVRITSGQEGKYACRVQHEGLSEPLALKWEPQSKYTWITLGIIAVFILHLVIAGVVILKNRNSGGKRLDYVQAAA, encoded by the exons ATGGGATCTGATAtgctatttctctttttgttggGGACTGTGGTTCTGACAAAGACCTGGGCAA GGTTTCACTCCCTGAAGTATTTGCAAGCTTCCATGTCTCTCTCCGGGCTTGCAAAGCCGAGGTTCATTTCTGTGGGTTACGTGGACGATCAGCAGTTTGTACGCTTTGACAGCGACAACTGGAGTCAGAGGGAAGAGCCCCAGGCACCTTGGGTGGACAAGATCAGTCAGGAGGACTGGGCAAGGAACTCACGAGTAGTTAGAGAGACGGAGCACACTTTCCAAGTGGGCCTGCAGAATCTGCAAGTCTATTACAATCAGAGTGAGGGAG TTCACACGTATCAGCGCCTGGTGGCCTGTGAGATGTCTTCTGATTGGACCTTCAAGCGTGGGTTTGAGCAGTTTGCCTATGATGGACAAGACTATATCTCCCTGGATCTGGAGACACTTAGTTGGACAGCTGCAGTGTTCCCAGCTCTGAACTCCAAGCACAAGTGGGATGCAGAGCCAAGCATAGCAGAGAGACAGAAATTTTATCTGGAGAAGAAGTGCACTGAATGGCTGCAGAAGTACCTGGAGTATGGGAAGGAGATGCTGCTAAGGGCAG AGCCTCCCTCCGTTCAAGTGACCCGTCACACTGTCCATGAAGGAGAGGTGATCCTTCGGTGTAGGGCCCAGGACTTTTACCCTGCGGAGATCTCTATGATTTGgctgagggatggggaggaacaGCTCCAGGACATGGAGTTCATTGAGACCAGACCAGCTGGAGATGGAACCTTCCAGAAGTGGGCAGCTGTGAGGATCACCTCAGGCCAGGAAGGGAAATATGCGTGCCGAGTTCAACACGAGGGTCTGTCAGAGCCCCTCGCCCTGAAATGGG agCCACAGTCCAAATACACCTGGATCACTTTGGGGATCATTGCTGTTTTCATCCTCCACCTTGTCATTGCTGGAGTTGTGATCTTGAAGAATAGGAATTCAG gtgGAAAAAGATTGGACTATGTTCAGGCTGCAG cttga